The Amycolatopsis jiangsuensis nucleotide sequence GGTGAATCCGTCCCACGCCTGGCTCACCAGCGCCGGGTGCGCGAGCAGGTCGACCGCGGTGCGGGCCAGTGCGGCACCGGTCGCGAGCAGCACCGAACGGGCGCGCGCGGACACGGCCGCGGCGGCGAACTCCGGGGTGCCCACCGCATGGGCCGGGTCGAGGATCGCGACCGACGGGTGCAGCGTGGGGACGCGGACGCTCACGTCGCCCACCTCCGACCACTCCGGGACCGCGCCCGGCTCGGGTGGGCCGGCGTGCATGCCGCACGCCGCCAGGTGACTGGTGAACCGGGCGGTCAGCACAGGATTGTCCCGCAACGGCGCGTGGTCCGGGCCGATCCGGCCGACCACTGCTTTCGTGCCGGTGGCCAGCGCCGCGCCCTCGGCACAGGCGGTCACGTCGGCGACCAGCCGGTCGAGGTCCGCGGCGGCCGGGGCGCGGAGGCCGAACCGGGCCTCCGCGACCTCGGGCACCACGTCGGTGGATTCGCCGCCGCGGGTCACGATGGCCCGCACCGCGGTGCCCGGCCGGGACCGCAGCGCGGAGACCGCCGTCAAGGTCTGGACCACTCCGGCCAGCGCGTCGGAGCTCTCGCCGGGCGCGGGGCCGGACCGCGCGTGCACGGTCACCCGTAGCTCGGCGCGGGCGGCGAGCGGCGTCCAGGACCAGGTGTGCACGCCGGGACGGAAGGTCAGCACCGCGTCCGCGTCGCCGGGAACCGAGTTCGCGTCGGCGACCAGAACCGCGCGCGGCTCCCCGGCGGTGACCCGCGCGGTGGCGAGCGCGGCGCCGAGCACGGCCGCGGCAGCCACGTTGTGCCCCAGGTCCGGCCGCGTGTCGCCCGGCAGCAGGAAGACCACCGCCGGCCGTCCTTCGCCACAGCTGGCCGGGAAACCCGGCCGCACGGTGAACCCGGCGGCGGTCAGGTCCGCTTCGCCGGAGCTCACGGACCGGTCGCGGGCCAGTTCCCAGAGCCGGTCCGCCAGCTGCCCGATCTCCTGGTCGACCCGGTCGTGCCGGTCCTCGTCGGCCTCCATGCCGCACAGGTACCCAGCCGGATCGGATTTGATCCGGCCCGGTGGTGGGCAATTCGGCCGAGCCGGGGGGAGAGGACTGCGGGAAGCCACCGGGTGCTGCCGAGTTGTTTCGCGAGGCTGATCGGCGTGAACGGCAACGTGCGAGCCCACCGTGTTGCGCCCGGTGCGCCGGCTCACGGAGCTTCGGTGTCCAGTCTGGACAGCCGGGCCGACAGGTCGTCGGCGAAGCGGCCGAGCAGCCGGCCGAGCGCGGAGCGATCCTCGGGGGACCAGTCCGCCAGTGCGTCGGTGAACCAACCCAGCACGGCACCGAAGTACTTCTCCGCCGCGGCCCGTCCCGGCGCGGTGGGGGCGATCAGCCGCGCCCGCTGGTCGGCCGGGTCGGTGACGCGTTCCACCAGCCCGCGTTTCTCCAGCACCTGCACCTGACGGGTCACGTGCGGGCCGACCACCTGCAGGCGGGACGCGATCTCGCCGATCCGCAGCGGTTCGCCCGCCAGCTGGAGGGTGGTCAGGATCTGCACGGACGGGTGGTCGAGGCCGATCCCGCTCGCCTCGATCGCGCGCTCGAAGAGCCTGCCGCGGTTGAACGAGCGGCTGAGCTGGTTCAACCGCGGCAGCAGCTCCATCAGCAGTGCGCGATCGGGCTCCATCGGGGCACCTCCTTGAATACTTACCTAACTTAGGTATATAGTCGGGTCATCGCGATCGCCGGACGAGGTGGCGGTCGCCCGAGAAAAGGATACCTAAGGTAGGCATTCGCTGCCGGCCGAGGGATCGGAAGGGTGTGCTGATGACCAAGTCCGTGCTGATCTCGGGGGCGAGCATCGCCGGGCCGACGCTGGCGTACTGGCTGGATCGCTACGGCTTCGACGTGACCGTGGTGGAGAAGGCACGCACGGTGCGGGGCGGCGGGTATCCGATCGACGTGCGCGGCACGGCGATCGAAGTGATCCAGCGGATGGGCCTGCTGCCGCAGATCCGGGACGCGCACGTGGGCTCCGGCCGGCTCACGTTCTTCGACGGCGCCGGAGCGTCGATCGCCACCATCGAGCCCGAGCGGCTGACCGGCGGGGTGACCGGCCGCGACGTGGAGATCCGCCGCGGTGATTTGACCAGCGTGCTCTACGGCGCCGTCCGTGACCGCGTCGAGTTCCGGTTCTCCGACTCGATCACCGCGCTGGACGACCGCGCCGGCGGCGTCGATGTGACCTTCCGCAGTGGAACGCAGCGCACGTTCGATCTCGTGATCGGCGCGGACGGCCTGCACTCGGGCACCCGCGCGCTGACGTTCGGGCCGGAGGAGCAGTTCCACCGTTACCTGGGCTACTGCTTCGCGGGCTTCACGATGCCGAACCACCTCGGTGTCTCGCAGGAGGCACTCAGCTGGAACGTGCCCGGCCGCGGCGCGATGATCTACGCGATGGGCGGAACCGACGAGGTACACGGGTTCCTGAACTTCAGCCGCGCCGAAGCGCCGTTCCACGCCTTCACCGATCCCGCGGCGCAGCGCGAGCTGGTCGCCGCCACGTTCGCCGGAGACGGCTGGGAAGTGCCGCGGATGGTCGAGACGATGCGCGCGGCGGACGACCTGTTCTTCGACGTGGTCAGCCAGATTCACCTGCCGGTGTGGTCGAAGGGCCGGGTCGCGCTGGTCGGCGACGCCGCGTACGCGCCATCGTTCTTCTCCGGCCAGGGTTCCAGTATCGCGATCGTGGGCGCCTACCTGCTGGCACGTGGGCTGTCGGAGCTGGATCACCCGGCCGCGTTCGCCGCCTACGAGAGCGGTTCCCGCGAGTTCGTCGCGAGCAACCAGGCGCTCGCCACCGACGGCGGCAGGTTCGTCGCGCCGCGCACGGCCGAGGAACTCGAGACCCGCAACGCGGCTTTGCGAAGCCGGGCGGGCTTGCCCGGCGGTACTGCCGAAGCGGCGAATTCCATGCTGGTCCTGCCTCCGGAGCCGGCCGGCGTCTGAGGCACCCCGGCAGGTGCCGCGGGGGAAACCGTGCCAGGCTTCCCCCGCGGAGGACCCGGACGAGAAAAGGTGGGCATGAACGCTCTGGCACGCGGCGGCGGGATGCTGGCCGTGATCCTGGTCGTGGTCGGCGGTACGGCCGGCCTCGGTGCGGCACTCGGCCTCGGCGGTACGGCGGTGCTGGCCGGGCTCACCGCGATGTTCTGCTTCCTCCCCGCCTCCGGCGGGCCGCTGCGGTCGGATCTCCGGCTGCTGGCCGCGTTCGCTCCCGCGGTCGTGGTGGGTGGCGCCGGACCGCGGCTGCTGGGCGAGGCTTCGCCGGTTGCCGCGATCGCGCTGCTGGTGGTCGCGGTGTTCGTGGCGGCGTTGCTGCCGGCGCTCGGCCCGCGGTTCGTGACCGTGGGCCTCGGTCTGGGCATGGCCTCGGTGTTCGGCTACGGGTTCCAGCTCAGTGGATCGGCCACGCCGGCGCAGATCATCGGCGCGCCCGCGGTGGCCGTCGGGGTCGTGATCGTGCTGCGGCTGCTGATGGGAATCGCGGATCCGGGCAAACCGACCCGTGCCGCGCTCGCCGACGCAATGGCCGGACCGGCCCGCGAAAGCGCGGAACAGGCGGTGCGGCTGTGGCTGGCCGACCGGCCGCGCGCGTGGCAGGCGCGGGTGCTCGCGGCGACCGCCAGGACCCACGGCACGGTCGCCGTGCTGCGGGACCGGCTCCGCGCCTTCGAACCCGAGCAGGCCGAGGCGGTCACGCGGGTGCTCGACGTGGTGGACGAGAGGCTGGCCGCACTCGCCGAAACGGTGCGCGTGAAGCAGGTACCGGCAGAGCCGCCCCAGATCGACCGCGTCGATCCGGACGTGCTGCTGCCCGGAGACACCGCGGCGTTGCTCGACGAGGTGTGGGCCGCGCTGACCGACCTCCGCGACGCCGCGACCGGACGTGACGAGTCCACAGTGGAATTCCCGAGGCACGTCGTGCGGGAGGTACTGCGGCAGGAAGCCGGCGGCGCGTTGTCCTGGCGGTCGGCCCAGCTGCGGCACGCGGTGCGGTGCGCTCTCGGGATCCTGGTCGCGGTGGTGGTCGCCGCGTTCCGGCCGGGCGACCCGCTGACGGTTTCGTTCCTCATGACGACGTTCGCGATCATGCAGCCGGAGTGGCGGGACACGCTGACCAAGGCCTGGCAGCGCGGGGCAGGTGCGGCGGCCGGCGCGGTGGTGCTGGCGCTCGCGCTGTGGCTGCTCCCGCAGTCCGCGCTGCTGCCGCTGGGGATCGTCGCGCTGCTCGTCGGTTTCCCGTTCCTGCAGACGAAACCGATGGTGTTCAACGCGTGCATCGTGCTGATGGCGGTCGGGGTGAACGCGAGCACCCGGCATCTCGACGCGGTGTCCACGCTCCTGGAGTACCTGCTGCTGGTCCTGCTGGCAGTGGTGATCGGCCTGCTCTTCGGCTTCGCCGCGGTGCCCGGGGCGCCGAAACCATCGGTGGCACAACGGGTGTCGACCGCGGTCGAGGCGACCGGCGAGCTGCTCGGCACCGTCGGGTCCCGGCTGCGCGGCGGGGCCGGCCGGCGCGAGGTGGGGATGCGGTTCCGCGCCGCGGCTCGGACAGTGCAGGACCTGCTGAACCCGGAAGCGGGCAGCCGGGAGCCCGGTGTGGAACAGCGGAGCGCGCTCGACGAGCTGGGCGAAGGGTTGCGGGGCCTGACGGCGTCCGCGGGCGCGCTCGTGCAGCGCGGTGCGGAGTCCCCGGCGATGGCGGAGTTCGCGGACCGCGCGGCACGGGCGCTGTCCGGTGGCGGGGACCTGCCCGAACCGCCGCCGTCCGCCGACGAGGAGGAGCGGCTGCTCGCCGATCTCGTACTGGCCGATCTGCGCCGGGTGCGCGGTGGTGCCGGGGCGTTCGCGGCGGCTTGAGCCGGAAACCGGTGGCGCACCGGCGTTCCGTTGCCCGCGCCACCGCAGCCGTCCGCTCCGCACGGCTGCGGTGGCGGGCCCGGGGCATAGTGGTGGCATGAGTCCCGATCTTCCCCTCTCCCCGGATGCCGGGCGGCCGCTCGACGGAATCACCGTCGTCGCTGTCGAACAGGCGGTCGCCGCGCCGCTGGCGACGCGGCACCTCGCCGATCTCGGCGCCCGGGTGATCAAGGTCGAGCGCGTCGGCGGCGGCGATTTCGCCCGGGACTACGACCACGTCGTGCACGGCACCGGCGCGCACTTCACCTGGCTCAACCGCGGCAAGGAATCCCTCGCGGTGGACCTGAAAACCGGCGAGGGCCGGGACGTCGTACGACGGCTGGCCACCCGGGCGGACGTGGTCGTGCAGAACCTCGCGCCGGGCGCGGCCGCACGGCTCGGGCTCGGCGCGGCGGACCTGCGGGCGCAGCGTCCCGAACTGGTCGTGGTCGATCTGTCCGGCTACGGCTCCGGCGGGCCGATGGAGCAGCGCAAGGCCTACGACATGCTGGTGCAGGCCGAGGCCGGCCTGATCGCGATCACCGGCACGCCGGAAACACCGGTGAAGACCGGCATTCCCACCTCCGACATCGCCGCCGGCATGTACTGCGTGCAGGCCGTGCTCGCCGCGCTGCTGCGCCGGTGGCGGACCGGCGTGGGTGCCGAAGTCGAGGTCTCGATGTTCGAGGCGACGGTGGAGTGGATGGGATACGGGCTCTACACCGGGATGTACACCGGAGAGCAGCCTGCGCGGATGGGCCTGAGCCACAGCTCGATCGCGCCGTACGACGCCTATCCGACAAGGGACGGGCAGCTGCTCATCGGCGTGCAGAACGATCGCGGCTGGCGCACGCTCGTCACCTCGGTACTGGAAAGCCCGGAGCTCGCCGAAGATCCGCGCTTCGCCACCAACGTCGAGCGCGTACGCCACCGGGCGGAGTGCGACGCCGCGGTCGCCGCACGCACCTCCCGGTGGACCAACGCCGAACTCGACGCGCGGTTGTCCGCCGCGGGGATACCCGCGGCACAGGTGAAAAGCGTCGCGGACGTGGTGTCCCATCCGCAGCTGCGTGCCCGTGACCGGTGGCGCACCATCGCCACCGAGCACGCCCGGGTGGACGCCCTCCTGCCGCCGGTGACCTTCGCGGATGTCGAAGCGCGCATGGGGGACGTCCCGGCGGTGGGGGAGCACACCCGCGCACTGCTGGCGGAGTCCGGGACGGACGCCGACGACCTCCTCCGCCGCGGGATCGCCGAGCAGGCCGGGGCCTGAGGCCGGTACCGCCGTTCCGGTGATTTCGGTACCGGTGCGGCTGTGTCCACAGTGGTCGGTTTCTGGCCGGTTCCGGTCCTGGTTGTCGGCCGGGCTTGTCCGGTTCGGGATACGAGTCTCTGTTCTGCTGGCCTTGCGCGCACTTGTGCCGCCGGGCCGTTGTGTCCGGTGGGCCGGGCGGGGACCGTCGGATGGCCGGTGCTCGGCAGTGTGCCCCGGAGAGACCCCCGGCCCACCCTAGGCGGAGGGTGGGCCGGGCCCGGGTCAGCGTGCGTCGAAGGTCCACCGGGCTTGCGCGCCCGGGCCGACCACCAGCGTCGAATGACCGATCCGCTCCACGTGCCGGTAGTGCACCGGGTGGTTCAGCGCGAAGTCGGCCTGGCGCATGCCGGTCCTGTCCACCGGCACGGCCTCGAGCCGGATGGCGGTGCCGCTGCCGGTCGCGAGCACGCCACCCGGCACGTCGGTCACGGTCATCCCGCCGGCCCGCAACAGGGGAGTGGTGCTGTCGAGGTCCCGCTGGGTCATCGCGAGCCGGACCCCGGTCACGTCGCGCATCAGGTGGTCGCGGTAGCCGTCGGGCAGGTACCGCTCGCGGCCGACGTCCCCGGGGTGGCTCGGCGGTTCGGTGTCGCTGCGCGGATCGGCGAAGTAGCCGGGGAGGTATTCCATGCCCCAGGCGCCGAACGTGTCGTACTCCCCGGTGGTGAAGACCGCGTCGAACCACGGCACCGGCACGCCGTCGCCGAAGTCGCGGGTCTGCTGCAGCTGCACCGGGTTCGCGACCCCCAGTTCGCGCAGGCGCTGCACCACCGTCGGCAGCTCGCCCTCGTTCTCGGTGGACACCCCCATGCCGCCGGCGCCGAGTTCCCCGTCCTTGCCCGGCACGTCGCCGGTGCCGAACAGTTCGAGGTAGGTTTCCCGGCCCATCAGGTAACGGCCGGTCCAGGTCTCGTCGCCGGAGCCGGTCGTGGTGCGGATCTGCAGGTTGGCGAACGTGCGGAGATAGCCGGAGTGTTCGATGGCGTCGGCGGTTTCCCGGTCGAACACCCCGTAGGCGTGGTTGAAGGACAGCAGTGGTGGTGCCCCGGTGGCGTGTGCGGTGCCCGCCCCGGCGAGCGTGGCCACCACGACCGCGGCGAGGGTGCCGGCGCAGGCGGTGGTCAGGGCCCGGACGAACTTCGTGGTTCTTCGCTGGATCGACATGCGGGGAAGCTAGGCCGCACGGGCTTCCGGAGATGCCGGTTCGCCGAAATCCGACCCGTTCGGCCGCGCCGGACGCCGAATTACGCGAATCGCCCACTGGATAAGGCAGACACGGGAAATTGGTTCACCTGGAGCAGTGACAGTGTCCTGGCTGATGTAACAGAATCGGGGCCGCGCGTCACCTGTCCGGGTGACGCGCTTCGCGAGGGCACCAGAAAGGACCTGTCATGTCAGCAGCACACTGGGGGAGAAGGCGCCTGGCCGGCGCCGTGCTCGCCGCGTCCGCCACCCTGCTCGTGGCGACCGCGGCGACTGCCGGCACTGCGACTGCCGGTACCGCGACTGCCGGTACCGCGACGGCCGGCACTTCGGCCGCCGGCACCGGGACTCCCGGCATCGGAACCTCCAGCGCCGAGGCCACCGACCCGGGGAGCACCGCACCCGGCGACAGCCCGGACAACCACCAGATGGGCGCCTCCATCCGGGCCCACGACGGTGCGGCCGGCGCCGCGGCCCCGGCGCCGGCTTCGGCCGAGGCCACCACGCCGGGCATCGACGTGAGCAGCTACCAGGGTGCCGTCGACTGGCCGGGATACTGGAAACAGGGCAAGAAGTTCGCCTACGTCAAGGCGACCGAGGGCACCGGCTACCAGAATCCCGACTTCAGCCAGCAGTACACCGGTTCCTACGACGTCGGCATGATCCGCGGGGCCTACCACTACGCGCGCCCCGACCTGTCCGGCGGCGCCGCGCAGGCCGACTACTTCGCCGCGCACGGCGGTGGCTGGTCCAAGGACGGCAAGACGCTGCCGGGCACGCTGGACATCGAGTGGGGGTCCAGTTCGGACTGCTACGGCCTGAGCCAGGCGGCGATGGTCTCGTGGATCAAGGCGTTCAGCGACGAGTACCACAAGAAGACGACCCGCTGGCCGGTGATCTACACCGCGACGAGCTGGTGGACCGAATGCACCGGCAACAAGGGTGACTTCAGCGCCACGAACCCGCTCTGGGTCGCGCGCTACGCCTCTTCGGCGGGCACCCTGCCCTACAACTGGGGCTTCTACACCTTCTGGCAGTACACCTCGACGCCGCTCGACCAGGACTACTTCAGCGCCGGCACCGACCGGCTGAAGGCACTGGCCGACGGCTGACACCCCGTGAGTGCTGAGGCCGGTGAGAACCGGCCTCAGCACTCACGAGAGGCGACTCGCGGCGTCGGTGATGGCCTCGTCCAGGATTGCCGCGCCGCGGGACAGTTCCTCTTCGGTCGCGGTCAGTGGCGGGGCGATCCGGAAGGTGCCGCCCATTCCGGGCAGCTGCACGATGTTCATGTGCAGCCCCAGTTCGTAACAGCGCTGGGTGACCGCGGCGCCGAGCCGGTCCGCGCCGCCCGTGCCGAGCACGTCGTCGCCGACGAGTTCCATGCCCAGCAACAGTCCACGGCCGCGGACGTCGCCGACCAGCTCCTGGTGCGCGGCGATCTTGTCCAGCTCGCCGCGCAGGTACCGGCCCCGCTCGCGGGCACGCACGTCCATCCGCTCGCCGATCAGCACGTCGAGCACGGTGTTGCCGACCGCAGCCGGCAGCGGGTCGTTCACGTGCGTGGTGAAGAACAGGAAACCGCGCTCGTGCGCCTGCGCCTCGATCTCCGGACTGGTCAGCACCGCGGCCAGCGGCAGACCGGCGCCGAGGGTCTTGGACAGCGTGAGGATGTCCGGCACGACGCCCTCGTGTTCGAAGGCGTACCAGTCGCCGGTGCGGCACAGGCCGGTCTGCGCTTCGTCGACGATCAGCAGCATGTCCCGTTCGTGGCACTTCTGCGCGAGCGCGGCCAGGTAGCCCGCGGGCAGTTCGATGACGCCGCCGGAGCTGAGGATCGGCTCCACCAGGCACGCGGCGAGGCTGCCGGCCGACTGCGCGTCGATCAAATCGAAGCCGAGATCGAGCTGACGGCGCCAGTCGAGCTCGCCGTTCGCGTCGACGAGGTCCGGGTGGAAGCTCTGCGGTACCGGCAGCGCGAAGTTGCCCGGCGCGGACGGCCCGTAGCCGCGCCGCCCGGCACTGTAGGTGGCGTTCGCGGCGGCCAGCGTCATGCCGTGCCAGGACCGGGCGAACGACACGATCTCGTACTTGCCGGTGACGAGCTTCGCCATCCGCACCGCGGCCTCGTTCGACTCCGCCCCGGTGCTCAGCAGCAGTGCCTTCGACAGCGACGCGGGCAGCGTGCCGGCGAGCCGGGTGGCCAGGTCCACCACGGGACGGCTGAGCATGCTGCTGTGCAGGTGGTCCAGGTGCGCGGCCTGCTCGCGCACGGTCGCCACGATCGCCGGATGTCCGTGGCCGAGGATGGCGCTCATCTGACCGGAGGTGAAGTCGAGCAGCTCCCGGCCGCTCTCGGTGAAGACCGAGGTGCCCTCGGCGCGGGTGATGACCTCGGGGCTGAACCCGGCGTGGCCGGAGTAGCGGATCAGGTGCTGTTCGTGCTCGGCTGCGGCGAAGTCCATGGCTTCGACGGTAAGGACCGCACGCTGCACGCGTCCATCGCACAGTCCTGACCGATCTGTTCGTCAGAACCGTACAATCGCCGTCATGCTCAGTTCCTGGCGGTTGCAGCTGCTCAGCAGGCTGGAAACGCTCGGGACCGTCCGCGCGGTCGCCGAGAGCCTGCACCTGAGCGCGTCGACGGTGTCGCAGCAGCTCGCCGTGCTCGAGACGGAAACCCGCTCCCGGCTCCTGGAACGCAGCGGCCGCCGGGTGCGGCTGACCCCGGCCGGGCTGCTGCTGGCCCGGCGCGGCCGGGAAATCCTCGACCAGATGGCCGAGGCCGAGGACGAGCTGCGGGCGCTGAACGACGAACCGATCGGCACCGTGCGGCTCGGGGTGTTCCAGAGCGCGGTCTTCACCCTCGCGGTACCGGCCGCGACGCGGCTTGCCACCACGCATCCGCACCTGCACGTCGAGCTGATCGAATCGGAACCGCACGAGAGTGCGGCGGCGTTGCGGGCGGGCGAGGTGGACGTCATCGTCACCACCACCGACTACACCGGGCTTTCCTGGGGTGCGGACCTGGAGATCATCCCGCTGGGCACGGATCCGGTCGTGCTGGTGCTGCCGCCGGGCCACCGGCTCGCGCGCCGTCCGGCGGTCAGCCTCGCGACCTGCGTGGACGAGACCTGGGCGGGCGACCGGCCGCAGTCGTACATGGCGCAGCTGACCGAACGGCTGTGCCGGGAGGCGGGATTCGAACCGCGGATCGCCTGCCGGTTCGGCAACTGCCTGATGCAGCTGCGGCACGTGGAATCGGGCGCCTCGATCGCGTTGCTGCCCGCACTGGCGGTGGGCCCGGACCACGCGGTGGTGACGCGGGAGCTGAGCACTCCGGTGTATCGCAACATCACCATCGTGGTCCGTCGCGGCGGCACGAAACGCGCGGCGGTGAACGCGGTCGTCGCCGCCCTGCGCGACCATCCCGAGATCCCGGAACTGTCCACACCGGACCGGGACCCGACTCATCCCGGCCGGGCGGTCAGTCCTTTCGCGACGGAGGAGACGAGTTCGTAGGACGCGCGGCGGTCGGCGTGGTCGAACACCCGGGTGGTGATCATCAGCTCGCCGGTGCCCGTTTCGTCGAGCACGGCCTGCAGCTGCTCCCGCACTGTCGCCGGGGATCCCACCACGAGACCACGGGAGCGGACGGCGATTTCCGCGCGCTCCTCGTCGGTCCAGGGATACTTCGCGGCTTCGCCGGGTGGCGGCAGTCGGATGCTGCCACCGCGCAGCCGTTGCAGAATCTTCAACCGGGTGGGGCCGGCCAGCCATTCGGCGTGTTCGTCGGTCTCGGCCGCGATCACGGCCACGCTGACCAGACTCGCCGGGGCCGGGATGCGGCCGGGCCGGAACTCCGTGCGGTAGCGGTGGAGCGCCGCCGCCGCGTCGCCGGGGTTGAGGTGGCGGGCGAACGCGTAGGGCAGTCCCCGTGCCGCGGCCAACTGTGCGCTGGTCGTGGTGGAGCCGAGCAGCCACACCGCGGGGGTGTTCCCGTCCGCCGGAATCGCTCGTACCGGCTGGGTTCCGTCCAGGTAGCCGAGCAGTTCCTCGAGCCGGCCGGGGAAATCCGTGGCGGTCCGCTCGCTTTCGGGGCGTACCGCGTCCGCGGCGCGCGAGGATCCGCCGGGGGCGCGGCCGACGCCGAGATCGATCCGCCCGGGGTGGAACGCGGTGAGGGTGCCGAACTGCTCGGCCACCACGATCGGCGCGTGGTGCGGCAGCAGTACGCCACCCGAGCCGACCCGCAACCGGTGCGTCGCGGCCGCGAGGCGCCCCGCGACGACGGCGGGGGCCGCGCTCGCCACCCCGGCCATGCCGTGGTGCTCCGCCGTCCAGTACCGGTGGTAGCCCAGGTCGTCGGCCAGCACGGCGAGGTCCAGCGTGTGCTGCAGTGCCTCCCGTGCCGTCGACCCCGCGACGACCGGCGACGTGTCCAGCACGGAGATCCGCACGTCGGACTCCTGCGCTTGCGCCACCGGGCCATCCTTTCCCACCCGGGCCGTGGCCGCTAGACGTCCGGGACCGCCGCGGGTTGCCCGGCCGGGTGTCTCCGGGCCGGATCGGTGCCGGTTCGCCCCCGCCGAGTGGCTCGCCCCGGCGCGGGCTGCTATCCATGAACTGTCCTAAGTGCACAGTCTGCTTCGCGGAGGGAACGATCGATGACAGTCCGGGCAGCACGCCTGGCCGGGGTGGCCGGGGTGGCCGTCACGGTGCTGGGCCTGACCACGGTGCCCGCCGCGGCCGCGGCGGATTCCGGGATCACGTTCGCCGAATGCGCACCCGAACTCGGCGCGCCACGCGGGACCGGCTGCGCCCAGCTCGCCGTGCCCCTCGACTACACCGACGCCGCGGGCAAGCAGATCACGCTCACGCTCGCCGCGGCGGGCTCACTCGACGCGCCGGACGTGCTGGTGGTCAACCCCGGTGGTCCGGGGGAGTCCGGTATCGGCACGCCGCAGCAGGTGGTGGCCTCGATGTCGCCGGAACTGCGGGACAAGTACCTCGTGGTCAGCTTCGATCCGCGAGGGGTCGGCGCCAGTTCACCGGTGGACTGCGGGGACACCTCGGGGCTCGTGCCCACGCCGATGCCGCCCAACGAGCCGGCGGACGCGGACCAGGAGCAGCAGCGGGTCGGGATCGCCCGGAGCATCGCCGACGCGTGCGCGCAGCACTCCGGCGACCTCCTGCCGCACATCACCACGCAGAACACCGCGCGGGACATGGACCGGATCCGGACCGCGCTGGGCAAGGACAAGCTCGACTACCTCGGCTACTCCTACGGGACGGAACTCGGCGCGACCTACGCGACGATGTTTCCCGCCACCAGTGGGAAAATGGTGCTGGACAGCGTCGTTGACCCCACCGCGAGCGGCTACGAGTCCGGGTTCGAGCAGGATCCGGCCCTGCAGCACCGGGCAGGGCAGTTCTTCGAGTGGGCCGCGAAGCAGGACGCGACCTACCACCTGGGCACGACCGGTGACGCGGTCGCCGGCACCTGGAACGACCTTCGCGGCAAGCTCGGCGCGGAACCGCTCGAGAACAAGGTGGGCAGCGCGGAACTGGACAACATGCTGGCGTCCACGATGTACATCGACGCGTCCTGGCCGACCCTGGCCAGGGCGGTGACCGACTACCGGGCCGGCGAGACCAGTGCCCTCACCTCGGCGGCCGGCCAGCTGGCGCTTTCCGCGGTGAACGG carries:
- a CDS encoding CaiB/BaiF CoA transferase family protein produces the protein MSPDLPLSPDAGRPLDGITVVAVEQAVAAPLATRHLADLGARVIKVERVGGGDFARDYDHVVHGTGAHFTWLNRGKESLAVDLKTGEGRDVVRRLATRADVVVQNLAPGAAARLGLGAADLRAQRPELVVVDLSGYGSGGPMEQRKAYDMLVQAEAGLIAITGTPETPVKTGIPTSDIAAGMYCVQAVLAALLRRWRTGVGAEVEVSMFEATVEWMGYGLYTGMYTGEQPARMGLSHSSIAPYDAYPTRDGQLLIGVQNDRGWRTLVTSVLESPELAEDPRFATNVERVRHRAECDAAVAARTSRWTNAELDARLSAAGIPAAQVKSVADVVSHPQLRARDRWRTIATEHARVDALLPPVTFADVEARMGDVPAVGEHTRALLAESGTDADDLLRRGIAEQAGA
- a CDS encoding MarR family winged helix-turn-helix transcriptional regulator; translated protein: MEPDRALLMELLPRLNQLSRSFNRGRLFERAIEASGIGLDHPSVQILTTLQLAGEPLRIGEIASRLQVVGPHVTRQVQVLEKRGLVERVTDPADQRARLIAPTAPGRAAAEKYFGAVLGWFTDALADWSPEDRSALGRLLGRFADDLSARLSRLDTEAP
- a CDS encoding FAD-dependent monooxygenase, yielding MTKSVLISGASIAGPTLAYWLDRYGFDVTVVEKARTVRGGGYPIDVRGTAIEVIQRMGLLPQIRDAHVGSGRLTFFDGAGASIATIEPERLTGGVTGRDVEIRRGDLTSVLYGAVRDRVEFRFSDSITALDDRAGGVDVTFRSGTQRTFDLVIGADGLHSGTRALTFGPEEQFHRYLGYCFAGFTMPNHLGVSQEALSWNVPGRGAMIYAMGGTDEVHGFLNFSRAEAPFHAFTDPAAQRELVAATFAGDGWEVPRMVETMRAADDLFFDVVSQIHLPVWSKGRVALVGDAAYAPSFFSGQGSSIAIVGAYLLARGLSELDHPAAFAAYESGSREFVASNQALATDGGRFVAPRTAEELETRNAALRSRAGLPGGTAEAANSMLVLPPEPAGV
- a CDS encoding DUF5829 family protein — encoded protein: MSIQRRTTKFVRALTTACAGTLAAVVVATLAGAGTAHATGAPPLLSFNHAYGVFDRETADAIEHSGYLRTFANLQIRTTTGSGDETWTGRYLMGRETYLELFGTGDVPGKDGELGAGGMGVSTENEGELPTVVQRLRELGVANPVQLQQTRDFGDGVPVPWFDAVFTTGEYDTFGAWGMEYLPGYFADPRSDTEPPSHPGDVGRERYLPDGYRDHLMRDVTGVRLAMTQRDLDSTTPLLRAGGMTVTDVPGGVLATGSGTAIRLEAVPVDRTGMRQADFALNHPVHYRHVERIGHSTLVVGPGAQARWTFDAR
- a CDS encoding GH25 family lysozyme: MSAAHWGRRRLAGAVLAASATLLVATAATAGTATAGTATAGTATAGTSAAGTGTPGIGTSSAEATDPGSTAPGDSPDNHQMGASIRAHDGAAGAAAPAPASAEATTPGIDVSSYQGAVDWPGYWKQGKKFAYVKATEGTGYQNPDFSQQYTGSYDVGMIRGAYHYARPDLSGGAAQADYFAAHGGGWSKDGKTLPGTLDIEWGSSSDCYGLSQAAMVSWIKAFSDEYHKKTTRWPVIYTATSWWTECTGNKGDFSATNPLWVARYASSAGTLPYNWGFYTFWQYTSTPLDQDYFSAGTDRLKALADG
- a CDS encoding peptidase dimerization domain-containing protein: MEADEDRHDRVDQEIGQLADRLWELARDRSVSSGEADLTAAGFTVRPGFPASCGEGRPAVVFLLPGDTRPDLGHNVAAAAVLGAALATARVTAGEPRAVLVADANSVPGDADAVLTFRPGVHTWSWTPLAARAELRVTVHARSGPAPGESSDALAGVVQTLTAVSALRSRPGTAVRAIVTRGGESTDVVPEVAEARFGLRAPAAADLDRLVADVTACAEGAALATGTKAVVGRIGPDHAPLRDNPVLTARFTSHLAACGMHAGPPEPGAVPEWSEVGDVSVRVPTLHPSVAILDPAHAVGTPEFAAAAVSARARSVLLATGAALARTAVDLLAHPALVSQAWDGFTARAREE
- a CDS encoding FUSC family protein; translation: MNALARGGGMLAVILVVVGGTAGLGAALGLGGTAVLAGLTAMFCFLPASGGPLRSDLRLLAAFAPAVVVGGAGPRLLGEASPVAAIALLVVAVFVAALLPALGPRFVTVGLGLGMASVFGYGFQLSGSATPAQIIGAPAVAVGVVIVLRLLMGIADPGKPTRAALADAMAGPARESAEQAVRLWLADRPRAWQARVLAATARTHGTVAVLRDRLRAFEPEQAEAVTRVLDVVDERLAALAETVRVKQVPAEPPQIDRVDPDVLLPGDTAALLDEVWAALTDLRDAATGRDESTVEFPRHVVREVLRQEAGGALSWRSAQLRHAVRCALGILVAVVVAAFRPGDPLTVSFLMTTFAIMQPEWRDTLTKAWQRGAGAAAGAVVLALALWLLPQSALLPLGIVALLVGFPFLQTKPMVFNACIVLMAVGVNASTRHLDAVSTLLEYLLLVLLAVVIGLLFGFAAVPGAPKPSVAQRVSTAVEATGELLGTVGSRLRGGAGRREVGMRFRAAARTVQDLLNPEAGSREPGVEQRSALDELGEGLRGLTASAGALVQRGAESPAMAEFADRAARALSGGGDLPEPPPSADEEERLLADLVLADLRRVRGGAGAFAAA